From Ailuropoda melanoleuca isolate Jingjing chromosome 8, ASM200744v2, whole genome shotgun sequence, a single genomic window includes:
- the RHEX gene encoding regulator of hemoglobinization and erythroid cell expansion protein: MLTENMKLWHGLVIAVVSLVLQACVFAAISYLLSRHMAKESERILKGASVQAPRPSPAHHQPLAAKEETRGTPGSEPRYRHDSDTSSDSSDSSDSSGSSSPARQATKDMNYTQVVFSTPGGLKNESALDYENIKETTDYVNVNPISRKPNFWTSLNPADPEPVEYTQVAM; encoded by the exons ATGCTGACAGA AAACATGAAGCTCTGGCATGGGTTAGTGATTGCAGTGGTGTCCCTCGTCCTCCAGGCCTGCGTCTTCGCCGCCATcagctacctgctcagcaggcacATGG CCAAGGAGAGTGAGCGGATACTGAAAGGGGCCAGTGTCCAGGCCCcaaggcccagccctgcccaccatcAGCCACTCGCTGCCAAGGAGGAGACTCGAGGCACCCCTGGGTCTGAGCCCCGTTATAGGC ATGACAGCGACACATCCTCAGACAGCTCCGACAGTTCGGACAGCTCAGGCAGCTCGTCTCCAGCCCGCCAG GCCACCAAGGACATGAATTACACACAAGTGGTCTTTTCCACCCCTGGAGGACTGAAAAATGAATCTGCCCTGGACTACGAGAACATAAAGGAAACCACAGATTATGTGAACGTCAATCCCATAAGCCGCAAGCCCAATTTCTGGACTTCTCTGAACCCTGCTGACCCTGAGCCAGTGGAATACACTCAGGTGGCCATGTGA